The window GTTTTCCTCCGTTCTGGGGCCAGGTGAAGGCATCAACTTCTGGCTGCCAGTTTTGGGATTCCTGCCAGGAGAACAAGGGCTTCCGTTTGGCCACATTTCCTGTCTGGGGCTTCCTGTGGTGCCAGAGGACGTTTGTGGAGCCCTCTCTGGAGCACAGGGCTCTGCCTTGCATTAGCCAAACTAACTGCGTCCTTGAATCATGCTTGGGTTTCTCGGGGGTGAGCCAGGCCGGACGCTTCTGATGGCAGTCTTCTTGTTTCTTGTAGCTCGTACATTGCCAACCGAGTCACAGACAAGTTGGCACAGATCCACGAGCACATCTTCTGCTGCCGGTCGGGCTCAGCGGCCGATACGCAGGCCATCTCTGAGGCGGTCACCTATCAACTGGGCTTCCACAGGTACTGCctaactcagtgtttcccaaccttttcgaggtcagggtacccttgaccccgctcttcatatctcacagtacccctgctgccaccctccaccttcccctcccattgcccctgcttgccacacaccccaccttcccctcccagggtgaagggaagcactaggggtggtggtggttgctgaccttgtggcaggccctgccccatgggccagctccatgtacttgctggcgccggt of the Sphaerodactylus townsendi isolate TG3544 unplaced genomic scaffold, MPM_Stown_v2.3 scaffold_539, whole genome shotgun sequence genome contains:
- the LOC125425467 gene encoding proteasome subunit beta type-6-like, with protein sequence MPRRFCDSVVPRAKMAAAALAMRGASPDWTHQAESTGTTIMAVEFDGGVVIGADSRTTTGSYIANRVTDKLAQIHEHIFCCRSGSAADTQAISEAVTYQLGFHRYCLTQCFPTFSRSGYP